In Notamacropus eugenii isolate mMacEug1 chromosome 1, mMacEug1.pri_v2, whole genome shotgun sequence, one genomic interval encodes:
- the LOC140519542 gene encoding olfactory receptor-like protein DTMT — protein MGIFVFFQMKEVHDERGNQTIISEFLLLGLPIQPEMKAPFYALFLAMYLTTVLGNMLIILLIHVDSHLHTPMYLFLSNLSFSDMCFSSVTIPKLLVNMQSKKPAIPYPGCLAQMYFFLFFADLESFLLVAMAYDRYVAICHPLHYTVIMSPKLCSSLVVLSWVLTAFHAMLHTLLMSRLSFCANNIIPHFFCDMSALLKLACSDTQTNELVIFVMGGLILVVPFLLIITSYARIISSILRVPSVRGIRKAFSTCGSHVSVVSLFYGTVIGLYLCPSINNSTVKETVMSIMYTVVTPMLNPFIYSLRNKDMKGAFRKLLAARKFPFSLRP, from the coding sequence atgggtatttttgttttctttcagatGAAGGAAGTTCATGATGAAAGGGGAAACCAAACCATTATCTCTGAGTTTCTTCTCCTGGGCCTGCCTATCCAACCAGAGATGAAGGCTCCTTTCTATGCTCTCTTCCTGGCCATGTACCTTACTACAGTCCTTGGAAACATGCTCATCATCCTCTTGATTCATGTGGATTCCCATCTACATACACCCATGTATCTGTTCCTCAGCAACCTGTCCTTCTCTGACATGTGCTTCTCTTCTGTGACTATCCCCAAATTGCTGGTAAACATGCAGAGCAAGAAACCAGCCATTCCCTATCCTGGCTGCCTGGCCCAGATgtacttcttcctcttttttgcaGACCTGGAGAGCTTCCTCCTGGTGGCCATGGCCTATGACCGCTATGTGGCCATCTGCCACCCACTGCACTACACTGTCATCATGAGCCCCAAGTTGTGCAGCTCTCTTGTGGTGCTTTCCTGGGTCCTTACTGCCTTCCATGCCATGCTGCACACGCTGCTCATGTCCAGATTATCCTTCTGTGCCAACAACATTATCCCCCACTTCTTCTGTGATATGTCTGCCTTACTGAAATTGGCCTGCTCAGACACCCAGACAAATGAGCTGGTAATCTTTGTCATGGGGGGGCTGATTTTGGTTGTGCCATTCCTACTAATTATCACATCTTACGCCCGTATTATCTCTTCTATTCTCAGGGTGCCCTCTGTAAGAGGCATACGCAAAGCCTTCTCTACCTGTGGCTCCCATGTCTCAGTGGTCTCTCTCTTCTATGGGACAGTCATTGGCCTCTACTTATGCCCTTCAATAAACAACTCCACAGTCAAGGAGACCGTCATGTCAATCATGTACACTGTGGTAACACCAATGCTGAATCCCTTCATCTATAGTCTGAGGAATAAAGACATGAAAGGGGCCTTCAGGAAGCTCCTAGCAGCAAGAAAATTTCCTTTCTCCCTGAGACCATAA